One Brachyspira pilosicoli P43/6/78 genomic window carries:
- a CDS encoding DUF4384 domain-containing protein, producing the protein MKLKVLIILLLNIFCLYSREQLKISIVDLNYELKNNSPLRKDIVRTINRFAYLKHPYTITVDRMKKRLFKTDELTFEQGLTVASNLKVNVAIIMDSELKLKNTNNISTNNLQTNNITNILLTNEYLQSYSNDIVNTLDKLNNYTQEKKELNDIIEEKLGNPSNTNNSSETNEYELFYNFTVIDITKNETLKEYKSIASNQANSQISEIGTYLEYYFAKSLLDSFTNENSNINLNFEIERITSSNENIIIKNSGEIIENETFKIKFNSTEDGYLYIIALQNDGNIILMHPNDFNNYMENNNIQKNNIDSNTEYTIPPENSIFKIVVSAPFGLDSFYAIFMKKEAVWLEEQYFSGEGFKSGNKTRLAEMVTKLKSSLKLKRSNNWQISKIYITSKPEIQ; encoded by the coding sequence TTGAAATTAAAAGTTCTAATCATATTGCTATTAAATATATTTTGTTTATATTCAAGAGAACAATTAAAAATATCTATAGTAGATTTGAACTATGAATTAAAAAACAACTCTCCTTTAAGAAAAGATATTGTAAGAACTATAAATCGTTTTGCATATCTAAAACACCCCTACACTATCACAGTAGATAGAATGAAAAAACGATTATTCAAAACAGATGAATTAACATTTGAACAAGGACTAACAGTAGCATCAAATTTAAAAGTTAATGTTGCAATTATAATGGATAGTGAACTAAAACTAAAAAACACTAATAATATATCAACCAATAACTTACAAACAAACAATATAACAAATATTTTACTCACAAATGAATATCTTCAATCCTACTCTAATGATATAGTAAATACATTAGATAAATTAAATAACTATACTCAAGAAAAAAAAGAATTAAATGATATAATAGAAGAAAAGCTCGGCAATCCTTCAAATACCAATAATTCATCAGAAACAAATGAATATGAACTTTTTTATAATTTCACAGTAATAGATATAACAAAAAATGAAACTCTTAAAGAATATAAATCTATAGCTTCAAATCAGGCTAATTCTCAAATCAGTGAAATAGGAACCTATTTAGAATATTATTTTGCAAAAAGTTTATTAGATTCTTTTACCAATGAAAATAGTAATATTAATTTAAACTTTGAAATAGAGAGAATTACATCAAGCAATGAAAACATCATTATAAAAAATAGCGGCGAAATAATAGAAAATGAAACATTCAAAATAAAGTTTAATTCAACAGAAGATGGTTATTTATATATAATAGCTTTGCAAAATGACGGCAATATTATTTTAATGCATCCTAATGATTTTAATAATTATATGGAAAACAATAATATTCAAAAAAACAATATAGATTCTAATACAGAATATACAATTCCTCCAGAAAACTCTATTTTTAAAATAGTTGTTTCTGCTCCGTTTGGCTTAGATAGTTTTTATGCTATATTCATGAAAAAAGAAGCTGTATGGTTAGAAGAGCAGTATTTTAGCGGAGAAGGATTTAAATCTGGAAATAAAACTAGACTTGCTGAGATGGTAACAAAATTAAAATCCTCTCTCAAATTAAAACGTTCCAATAATTGGCAAATATCCAAAATATATA
- a CDS encoding ParA family protein — protein sequence MSKIISIVNQKGGVGKTTTAVNLSSIVASMGYKTLLIDIDPQANACLGIGVTRDKMEYGIYDILIGEADIEQVIINTYQENLYLIPSDSDLVGAQIELVSEIGREYKLKKALEKIRNNYDYIFIDCPPTLGILTLNALTACDSVLIPIQCEFYALDGVGELNNTISLVKENLNPNLHIEGVLLTMYDGRTNLSNDVVREVVNYFKDKTYKTMIPRNVRLSEAPSYGKAITDYDKECIGARSYKEFAKEFIERSK from the coding sequence ATGTCTAAAATTATATCAATAGTAAATCAAAAAGGCGGTGTTGGCAAAACAACAACAGCTGTTAATTTAAGTTCTATAGTAGCATCTATGGGATATAAAACTTTATTAATCGATATAGACCCGCAAGCTAATGCCTGTTTGGGTATAGGGGTTACAAGAGATAAAATGGAATATGGGATATACGATATTTTAATCGGAGAAGCTGATATAGAACAAGTAATAATAAATACATATCAAGAAAATCTTTACCTTATACCTTCAGATTCTGATTTGGTAGGTGCTCAAATAGAACTAGTAAGCGAAATAGGAAGAGAATATAAACTAAAAAAAGCTTTAGAAAAAATAAGAAATAATTATGATTATATATTTATTGATTGCCCTCCTACTTTAGGTATTCTCACTTTAAATGCTCTCACTGCTTGCGATTCTGTGCTCATACCGATACAATGCGAGTTTTATGCTTTAGACGGAGTTGGAGAGCTTAATAATACTATATCTTTAGTAAAAGAGAACTTAAATCCTAATTTGCACATAGAAGGCGTATTATTAACAATGTATGACGGCAGAACTAATCTTAGTAATGATGTCGTTAGAGAGGTTGTTAATTATTTTAAAGATAAAACTTATAAGACTATGATACCAAGAAATGTACGTTTGAGTGAAGCTCCTTCTTACGGAAAAGCTATTACAGATTATGATAAAGAATGTATTGGTGCTAGAAGTTATAAAGAGTTTGCAAAAGAGTTTATAGAAAGGTCTAAATAA
- a CDS encoding tetratricopeptide repeat protein has product MFIIKKKNSRKAIEYLRKAVALDSESPNARNSLGFILVDSDINIDEGIEEIKKALHKDPSNPAYLDSLGWAYFKKKDIANAKNYLTKAFEIAPSNKDIKEHLLKLDNYKI; this is encoded by the coding sequence ATGTTTATTATAAAGAAAAAAAATTCTAGAAAGGCTATAGAATATTTAAGAAAGGCAGTGGCTTTAGATTCAGAAAGTCCGAATGCCAGAAACTCATTAGGCTTTATACTAGTTGATAGTGATATTAATATAGATGAAGGAATAGAAGAGATAAAAAAGGCTTTACATAAAGACCCTTCTAATCCTGCATATTTAGATTCTTTGGGTTGGGCTTATTTCAAAAAGAAAGATATTGCCAATGCTAAAAATTATCTTACTAAAGCATTTGAAATAGCTCCTTCTAATAAAGATATAAAAGAACATCTTTTGAAGCTTGATAACTATAAAATATAA
- a CDS encoding tetratricopeptide repeat protein, producing MSIGSGKIELEEGIKLFRNENYKEAIESLEKIFAQNNDVESGYHLALSYAQMQDYDNTLEVFDKILRRLDNPLRMMQAHVIVGYIYAIREMYDLAEFELLDALSYDIENTQIYSVLGYVYYKEKKF from the coding sequence ATGAGTATAGGTTCTGGAAAAATAGAATTAGAAGAGGGTATAAAACTATTTAGAAACGAGAACTATAAAGAGGCAATAGAGTCTTTAGAAAAGATATTCGCTCAAAATAATGATGTAGAGTCTGGATACCACCTTGCTTTATCCTATGCCCAGATGCAAGATTATGATAATACACTTGAAGTTTTTGACAAGATTTTAAGAAGGCTTGATAATCCGCTTAGAATGATGCAGGCACATGTTATTGTTGGCTATATATATGCTATTAGAGAAATGTATGATTTGGCTGAGTTTGAGCTTCTTGATGCTTTATCTTATGATATAGAAAATACTCAAATTTATTCTGTGCTTGGATATGTTTATTATAAAGAAAAAAAATTCTAG
- a CDS encoding ParB/RepB/Spo0J family partition protein, with protein MTRKGGLGGQGMNALIKSTDKEIKRAVEEAEKNGILEIDISLIDVNPDQPRKVFNEEEIKGLAESIKENGLINPVTLREKDGKYQIISGERRFRAFKYLNKDKVPALVLKNIPDSKMLELTLVENIQRADLNAIEIARSYKKLIYDLNIKQEELANRVGKSRSTISNSMRILELNENIQNLILENKLTEGHARTILSFSDNDEERDLFAKEIIEKGYSVRECEKIVKEKKEIVKDNNDTQNQNIKKENKKDPNIKKLENDLEKIFSTKVNVIDKEGKEGKIIIEYYSADDLSRIMDILDNIHNINTNSIKHTIEY; from the coding sequence ATGACTAGAAAAGGCGGACTTGGCGGTCAGGGTATGAATGCCTTAATAAAATCTACAGATAAAGAAATAAAAAGAGCTGTTGAAGAAGCTGAAAAAAATGGAATATTAGAAATAGATATTTCACTTATAGATGTTAATCCAGATCAGCCTAGAAAAGTTTTTAACGAAGAAGAAATTAAAGGGCTTGCTGAATCTATAAAAGAAAACGGACTTATAAACCCTGTTACATTAAGAGAAAAAGACGGCAAATATCAAATAATATCTGGAGAGAGAAGATTTAGAGCATTTAAATATTTAAACAAAGACAAAGTACCAGCATTAGTATTAAAGAACATACCAGACTCTAAAATGCTCGAACTTACACTTGTAGAAAATATTCAAAGAGCAGATTTAAACGCAATAGAAATAGCAAGAAGCTACAAAAAATTAATATATGATTTAAATATTAAACAAGAAGAATTGGCTAATAGAGTAGGAAAAAGCAGAAGCACTATTTCAAACTCTATGAGAATATTAGAGTTAAATGAAAATATACAAAACCTAATATTAGAAAATAAACTTACAGAAGGACATGCTAGAACAATACTTTCTTTTAGCGACAATGATGAAGAGAGAGATTTATTTGCTAAGGAAATAATAGAAAAAGGTTATTCTGTAAGAGAATGTGAAAAAATAGTAAAAGAAAAAAAAGAAATAGTAAAAGACAATAATGATACACAAAATCAAAATATAAAAAAAGAAAATAAGAAAGACCCAAATATAAAAAAATTGGAAAATGATTTGGAGAAAATATTTTCTACAAAAGTTAATGTAATAGATAAAGAAGGTAAAGAAGGCAAAATTATAATAGAATATTATAGTGCTGATGATTTATCTAGAATAATGGATATACTCGATAATATTCATAATATTAATACCAACTCTATTAAGCATACAATAGAATATTAG